From one Flavobacterium kingsejongi genomic stretch:
- a CDS encoding DUF2911 domain-containing protein translates to MKKVIITAAFLLAFFSGFSQVRTPAASPKAIVEQYVGLTDVKLEYSRPGVKDRNVFGDLVPFGKPWRTGANENTIITFGDDVTIDGKKLPHGEYALYTIPKADKWDVIFYKTTDNWGTPEKWDDSKVVLKTSVAPKMLVDRVETLTIGINNLDNDSGHLEIMWDKTLIDVKFEVPTQKIANESIAKTLAGPSADSYYNAANYYYLSNGDLNKALTWVNKAIELKGNDDAYWYLRLKSLIHAKLGDKKSALEAAKRSLASAEKANNADYIKMNKDSISEWKK, encoded by the coding sequence ATGAAGAAAGTAATTATTACTGCTGCATTCCTGCTTGCCTTTTTTTCAGGATTTTCTCAGGTAAGGACTCCGGCTGCCAGCCCGAAAGCAATTGTAGAACAATATGTAGGATTAACAGATGTTAAGCTTGAATATTCCAGACCGGGAGTAAAAGACCGTAATGTATTTGGCGATTTGGTTCCTTTTGGTAAACCATGGAGAACAGGAGCTAATGAGAATACCATTATTACTTTTGGAGATGATGTAACCATTGATGGCAAAAAATTACCACATGGGGAATATGCTTTATATACGATTCCAAAAGCGGATAAATGGGATGTGATTTTCTATAAAACGACGGATAACTGGGGAACACCTGAAAAGTGGGATGATAGTAAAGTCGTATTAAAAACAAGTGTTGCTCCAAAAATGCTGGTGGATCGTGTTGAAACCCTAACTATTGGAATTAACAACCTGGATAATGATTCTGGTCATTTGGAAATCATGTGGGACAAAACCCTGATTGATGTAAAATTTGAAGTACCGACCCAAAAGATCGCTAATGAGAGCATTGCGAAAACATTAGCAGGCCCAAGCGCTGATTCGTACTACAACGCTGCAAACTATTATTATTTATCCAATGGTGACCTGAATAAAGCACTAACCTGGGTAAATAAAGCAATTGAATTAAAAGGAAATGATGATGCGTATTGGTATTTGAGATTAAAATCATTGATCCATGCTAAATTAGGGGATAAGAAATCTGCACTGGAAGCGGCAAAACGATCATTAGCCTCTGCAGAAAAAGCAAACAATGCTGATTATATCAAAATGAATAAAGACTCTATTTCCGAGTGGAAAAAATAA